From the Oceanicaulis alexandrii DSM 11625 genome, one window contains:
- a CDS encoding SIR2 family protein, translated as MELETLARLCQDCVQKNPVIVLGSGASIPHGIRGMGDLATWLRDSVITEGDEERDAWLLVRTALANGDHLEAALDGKQLPPSLVVKIVRSTWDFIAQDDYELLKSAIKSETIFPLRSLFRGLFRSTNRNIHVVTTNYDRVAEYASDSGGYIHSTGFLPGYLRRADGAENLLFKQGNQPARTVSIWKVHGSLDWFIDPSGGVLSLPMTSELPEGLTPLIVTPGVSKYQRTHDEPFRSAIQGADRVLQSASAFVCLGYGFRDSHIHPKLENRCRVHDAPILVAARTLTPEAKNFLRNNAGRHYLALEHDVDGTKVYNRDHPDGVIVSGGNYWDLYELNQLVGF; from the coding sequence ATGGAACTAGAAACTCTTGCTCGGCTCTGCCAAGATTGCGTACAGAAAAATCCAGTGATCGTACTCGGCAGTGGGGCTTCTATCCCCCATGGCATTCGCGGTATGGGCGACCTCGCTACATGGCTTCGCGATTCTGTAATCACGGAGGGGGACGAGGAGAGAGACGCGTGGCTGCTTGTCAGAACGGCACTCGCCAACGGAGACCATTTGGAAGCCGCACTTGATGGCAAACAACTTCCCCCATCTTTGGTGGTAAAGATCGTCCGTTCGACGTGGGACTTCATTGCACAAGACGACTATGAGCTATTGAAATCCGCCATCAAGTCAGAAACTATCTTCCCCCTTCGATCATTGTTTCGTGGCCTCTTTCGAAGTACTAATCGCAATATTCACGTAGTAACCACCAATTATGACCGAGTGGCAGAATACGCTTCTGATTCTGGTGGGTACATCCACAGTACAGGCTTCCTCCCAGGATACCTTCGACGGGCGGATGGTGCTGAAAACCTACTATTCAAACAGGGCAACCAGCCAGCTCGAACGGTGTCAATTTGGAAGGTTCATGGTTCGTTAGATTGGTTTATTGACCCAAGTGGTGGCGTTCTGTCGCTCCCGATGACGAGTGAACTCCCAGAAGGCCTCACCCCACTCATCGTGACTCCTGGCGTAAGCAAGTACCAACGGACTCACGACGAGCCTTTCCGTAGCGCCATCCAGGGTGCGGATCGCGTTCTTCAATCTGCCTCGGCATTTGTTTGTTTGGGGTATGGATTCCGGGATAGTCACATACACCCGAAGCTGGAGAATCGATGCCGCGTACATGATGCGCCGATACTGGTGGCCGCGCGGACTCTGACGCCAGAAGCTAAGAATTTCCTCCGAAACAACGCTGGACGGCATTATCTCGCGCTTGAACACGATGTTGATGGAACAAAAGTCTATAATCGAGACCATCCAGATGGGGTCATAGTGTCCGGCGGAAATTATTGGGATTTATACGAACTCAATCAATTAGTCGGTTTCTAG
- a CDS encoding ATP-binding protein, protein MSILDFNDDESLGKIIAVDTATVTVRVDELERLKRIQVNRLAALRSSKAGQHLIGIVSKITRKPGLELEETEQVDDPDTAPPENNLVRVALIGTLADKDGLKENVFKRTLETVPEIDADCFALEGERLTNFMKVISQVSGDGPQLDLGRYALDEGAQAYLNGNRLFQRHAIVVGSTGSGKSYTTARLLDQIAELPQANVIVFDIHGEYQTLTSDEFRHFRIAGPGDIGQDRGLADGVLHLPYWLLGYEALVSLFVDRSDQNAPNQSMLMTRCITDAKRANLDATDHADILANFTIDSPVPFDIDTVHQALIDLNTKMVPGAGTKEKQGPYFDKLSRLIARFEAKRSDRRLGFLFQPPAACMELSWLTEVTHLLVGGRGSQADNKGGIKIIDFSEVPSDILPLMVSLVARLIFTVSQWTRPEKRHPIALFCDEAHLYIPERTSSDSVDEISVGIFERIAKEGRKYGVGLVVISQRPSEVNRTVLSQCNNVIAMRLTNGDDQSVIRRLLPDSLGGFGDLLPVLDIGEALVVGDASLLPTRVMVSEPRFKPSSATIDFWDHWRGEVPESDTESAVKSWRRQSNQ, encoded by the coding sequence ATGAGCATTCTGGATTTCAATGATGACGAGAGCCTCGGCAAGATCATAGCCGTCGACACAGCGACTGTAACGGTGCGCGTTGATGAGCTGGAAAGACTAAAAAGAATTCAGGTCAATCGACTCGCAGCACTCCGAAGCTCAAAAGCTGGCCAGCACCTCATCGGTATCGTTTCAAAAATTACACGCAAACCCGGCCTTGAACTCGAAGAGACTGAACAAGTTGATGATCCGGACACAGCGCCTCCAGAAAACAATTTAGTCCGTGTAGCTCTAATAGGGACGCTAGCGGACAAAGACGGCCTTAAAGAAAACGTCTTTAAGCGAACGCTCGAAACCGTTCCCGAAATTGACGCTGATTGCTTTGCTCTTGAAGGAGAACGCCTCACGAACTTCATGAAGGTCATCTCACAGGTCTCTGGGGATGGCCCGCAACTTGATCTTGGCCGATATGCTCTTGATGAGGGTGCGCAAGCGTATCTGAACGGAAATCGATTGTTTCAGCGACACGCCATTGTCGTTGGCAGCACGGGATCGGGAAAGTCTTACACAACTGCACGGCTCTTGGACCAAATTGCAGAGTTGCCGCAGGCTAATGTGATCGTGTTTGACATCCACGGCGAATATCAAACCCTAACCAGCGACGAATTTCGGCATTTTCGGATCGCTGGGCCAGGAGACATTGGCCAAGATCGGGGACTAGCTGATGGTGTGCTGCATTTGCCGTACTGGCTCCTTGGGTATGAAGCGCTTGTCTCATTATTCGTAGATAGATCCGACCAAAATGCGCCTAATCAATCGATGCTTATGACTCGCTGCATCACGGATGCGAAGAGGGCTAACCTAGACGCAACAGATCATGCGGATATTTTAGCGAACTTCACGATCGATAGCCCAGTTCCGTTTGACATCGATACAGTTCATCAAGCGCTGATTGATCTTAATACGAAGATGGTTCCAGGGGCCGGCACCAAAGAAAAGCAAGGACCATACTTCGACAAACTAAGTCGCCTTATTGCTAGGTTCGAAGCCAAACGAAGCGACCGGCGCTTAGGGTTCCTTTTTCAACCCCCAGCAGCTTGCATGGAATTGTCGTGGTTAACTGAAGTTACGCACCTCTTAGTCGGCGGCCGTGGCTCGCAAGCCGACAATAAGGGGGGAATAAAAATTATCGATTTTTCTGAGGTTCCGTCCGACATACTGCCATTAATGGTAAGCCTAGTTGCAAGGCTGATCTTCACAGTCAGTCAATGGACCCGTCCCGAAAAGCGCCACCCAATTGCATTGTTCTGTGACGAAGCACACCTCTACATCCCCGAACGAACCTCCTCTGACTCAGTGGACGAAATTTCTGTCGGTATTTTTGAGCGTATTGCCAAGGAAGGTCGCAAGTACGGTGTAGGCCTTGTGGTCATTAGTCAGCGGCCCTCTGAGGTTAACCGAACCGTCCTTAGCCAGTGCAACAATGTTATCGCTATGCGGCTAACCAATGGAGACGATCAGTCTGTCATCAGAAGACTGCTGCCAGATAGCCTTGGAGGTTTCGGTGACCTCTTGCCTGTCCTCGACATTGGCGAGGCTCTAGTGGTTGGGGATGCAAGCTTGTTACCTACGAGGGTTATGGTCTCAGAGCCTCGCTTTAAGCCCAGTAGCGCAACTATCGATTTTTGGGACCATTGGCGTGGGGAAGTCCCAGAGTCTGATACGGAGAGCGCAGTGAAATCTTGGAGACGACAAAGTAACCAGTAA